Proteins found in one Apostichopus japonicus isolate 1M-3 chromosome 16, ASM3797524v1, whole genome shotgun sequence genomic segment:
- the LOC139982015 gene encoding lactadherin-like, translating into MLYLSTLRIGLLSVVLSTVFAGDCNEYCGKPAPEGSCCERFGLNVNRDSDVVITASTSYANNHGPRRAALFEDDQGGISGWAAATNNAEQWIQVDFGSPRQVTGVLLQGRGFCHCNQWVTSFRILFSNDGEIFYSTPTIEGTFDRHTVARRYLDRPIVARYVRLNPITYFGHITLRFDLLGCEAGIFG; encoded by the exons ATGCTTTACCTTTCTACTCTGCGTATTGGTCTGCTTTCTGTTGTGCTTTCAACAGTTTTTGCAGGAG ATTGTAATGAATATTGTGGGAAACCGGCTCCGGAAGGGTCATGTTGCGAACGGTTCGGTCTGAACGTTAACCGTGATTCAGATGTAGTCATCACCGCCTCAACCTCATACGCCAATAATCACGGACCACGCAGAGCCGCTCTTTTTGAAGACGATCAAGGGGGAATTTCTGGTTGGGCAGCCGCCACTAACAACGc TGAGCAATGGATTCAAGTAGATTTTGGCTCCCCTCGCCAAGTGACAGGTGTCCTCCTGCAAGGGCGTGGTTTTTGTCATTGCAACCAGTGGGTTACGTCATTCCGAATTCTATTTTCCAATGACGGGGAGATTTTCTATAGTACACCG ACTATCgagggaacattcgatcgacATACCGTAGCTCGTCGTTACTTAGACCGACCCATTGTCGCTCGCTACGTTCGACTGAATCCTATTACCTACTTTGGTCATATTACCCTAAGGTTTGACCTTCTTGGATGTGAAGCAGGCATCTTTGGCTAG
- the LOC139982018 gene encoding lactadherin-like, which yields MLYLSTLRIGLLSVVLSTVFAGDCNEYCVKPAPEGSCCERFGLNVNRDSDVVITASTSYSDDTGPHRAALFEDDQGGISGWAAATNNAEQWIQVDFGSPRQVTGVLLQGRGFTHVTQWVTSFRILFSNDEEIFYSTPTIEGTFDRHTVARRYLDRPIVARYVRLNPVTYFGHITLRFDLLGCEAGIIG from the exons ATGCTTTACCTTTCTACTCTGCGTATTGGTCTGCTTTCTGTTGTGCTTTCAACAGTTTTTGCAGGAG ATTGCAATGAATATTGTGTGAAACCGGCTCCGGAAGGGTCATGTTGCGAACGGTTTGGTCTGAACGTTAACCGTGATTCAGATGTAGTCATCACCGCCTCAACCTCATACAGCGATGATACCGGCCCACACAGAGCCGCTCTCTTTGAAGACGATCAAGGGGGAATTTCTGGTTGGGCAGCCGCCACTAACAACGc TGAGCAATGGATTCAAGTAGATTTTGGCTCCCCTCGCCAAGTGACAGGTGTCCTCCTGCAAGGGCGCGGTTTTACTCACGTCACCCAGTGGGTTACGTCATTCCGAATTCTCTTTTCCAATGACGAGGAGATTTTCTATAGTACACCG ACTATCgagggaacattcgatcgacACACCGTAGCTCGTCGTTACTTAGACCGACCCATTGTCGCTCGCTACGTTCGACTGAATCCTGTTACCTACTTTGGTCATATTACCCTAAGGTTTGACCTTCTTGGATGTGAAGCAGGCATCATTGGCTAG
- the LOC139982011 gene encoding lactadherin-like isoform X2, translating into MLCLSTLRIGLLSLVLSTVFAGDCNEYCGKPAPEGSCCERFGLNVNRDSDVVITASTSYNHEHGPHRAALFEAEVGGIAGWAAATNNAEQWIQVDFGSPRQVTGVLLQGRGAGCCNQWVTSFRILFSNDGEIFYSTPTIEGTFDRHTVARRYLDRPIVARYVRLNPITYFGHITLRFDLLGCEAGIFG; encoded by the exons ATGCTTTGCCTTTCTACTCTTCGCATTGGTCTGCTTTCTCTTGTGCTTTCAACAGTTTTTGCAGGAG ATTGCAATGAATATTGTGGGAAACCGGCTCCGGAAGGGTCATGTTGCGAACGGTTCGGTCTGAACGTTAACCGTGATTCCGATGTAGTCATCACCGCCTCAACCTCCTACAACCATGAACACGGACCACACAGAGCCGCTCTCTTTGAAGCTGAGGTTGGGGGAATTGCTGGTTGGGCAGCCGCCACTAACAACGc TGAGCAATGGATTCAAGTAGATTTTGGCTCCCCTCGCCAAGTGACAGGTGTCCTCTTGCAAGGGCGCGGTGCCGGATGTTGCAACCAGTGGGTTACGTCATTCCGAATTCTCTTTTCCAATGACGGGGAGATTTTCTATAGTACACCG ACTATCgagggaacattcgatcgacACACCGTAGCTCGTCGTTACTTAGACCGACCCATTGTCGCTCGCTACGTTCGACTAAATCCCATTACCTACTTTGGTCATATTACTCTAAGGTTTGACCTTCTTGGATGTGAAGCAGGCATCTTTGGCtag
- the LOC139982011 gene encoding lactadherin-like isoform X1, protein MLYLSTLRIGLLSVALSTVFAGDCNEYCGKPAPEGSCCERFGLNVNRDSDVVITASTSYNHEHGPHRAALFEAEVGGIAGWAAATNNAEQWIQVDFGSPRQVTGVLLQGRGAGCCNQWVTSFRILFSNDGEIFYSTPTIEGTFDRHTVARRYLDRPIVARYVRLNPITYFGHITLRFDLLGCEAGIFG, encoded by the exons ATGCTTTACCTTTCTACTCTTCGCATTGGACTGCTTTCTGTTGCGCTTTCAACAGTTTTTGCAGGAG ATTGCAATGAATATTGTGGGAAACCGGCTCCGGAAGGGTCATGTTGCGAACGGTTCGGTCTGAACGTTAACCGTGATTCCGATGTAGTCATCACCGCCTCAACCTCCTACAACCATGAACACGGACCACACAGAGCCGCTCTCTTTGAAGCTGAGGTTGGGGGAATTGCTGGTTGGGCAGCCGCCACTAACAACGc TGAGCAATGGATTCAAGTAGATTTTGGCTCCCCTCGCCAAGTGACAGGTGTCCTCTTGCAAGGGCGCGGTGCCGGATGTTGCAACCAGTGGGTTACGTCATTCCGAATTCTCTTTTCCAATGACGGGGAGATTTTCTATAGTACACCG ACTATCgagggaacattcgatcgacACACCGTAGCTCGTCGTTACTTAGACCGACCCATTGTCGCTCGCTACGTTCGACTAAATCCCATTACCTACTTTGGTCATATTACTCTAAGGTTTGACCTTCTTGGATGTGAAGCAGGCATCTTTGGCtag